In one window of Helianthus annuus cultivar XRQ/B chromosome 17, HanXRQr2.0-SUNRISE, whole genome shotgun sequence DNA:
- the LOC110923519 gene encoding uncharacterized protein LOC110923519, whose product MESSGFFVICLLHSLIAICCGSLIMFYLDEISVFGHGIETARKLSGSTPHDQLLIQTSHSFVGFLLCGIGFIYFMVAFVKDREFHGFFAKGCVVLHLSMAVWRVYFERRLEDLARDWPKQLVGDTMLASSWVMFLVYSWREKYD is encoded by the coding sequence ATGGAGTCATCTGGGTTTTTTGTAATCTGTCTTTTGCACTCCTTGATCGCGATATGTTGTGGTAGTTTGATCATGTTTTACCTCGATGAGATCTCGGTGTTCGGGCATGGCATTGAGACTGCTAGGAAACTGTCGGGATCCACTCCGCATGATCAGTTGTTGATACAAACTTCGCATTCGTTTGTGGGATTCCTGCTTTGTGGGATCGGGTTCATATATTTTATGGTTGCATTTGTTAAAGATCGGGAGTTTCATGGGTTTTTTGCTAAAGGGTGTGTGGTGCTTCACTTGTCAATGGCTGTTTGGAGAGTTTACTTTGAGAGGAGACTTGAAGATTTGGCGAGAGATTGGCCGAAGCAACTTGTTGGGGATACGATGCTCGCCAGTTCTTGGGTCATGTTTTTGGTGTATTCTTGGAGAGAAAAGTATGATTAG